In a single window of the Bacillus mycoides genome:
- a CDS encoding LysE family translocator: MENYLLFILTAILIIIMPGPGFALVTKNTISHGKNGGIKTVLGTVSGMMIHTIMATLGLSAILMKFSMLFTFIKYAGAFYLIYLAVKSIKSALSKKEDMSGSVEMNSKDIGTIKSFRQGFTTAILNPKTAVFFLSFLPQFIVSNQSHLFQFLLLGLTFTTLTAIWYLLYISLIRQLRTFLRKEKVNRTIEGITGTVLLVFGVRLFFQK; this comes from the coding sequence ATGGAAAATTATTTGTTATTTATCCTCACAGCAATCCTAATCATAATAATGCCTGGTCCCGGTTTTGCCTTAGTTACAAAAAACACTATCTCGCATGGTAAAAATGGTGGGATAAAGACCGTCTTAGGAACGGTATCTGGAATGATGATTCATACAATAATGGCTACACTAGGACTTTCTGCCATCCTAATGAAATTCTCTATGTTATTTACATTTATAAAATATGCTGGGGCTTTTTACTTAATTTACTTAGCTGTAAAGTCAATTAAAAGTGCCTTGTCTAAAAAAGAAGATATGTCAGGTTCAGTGGAAATGAACTCTAAGGATATTGGAACGATTAAAAGTTTTAGACAAGGATTTACCACGGCAATCTTAAACCCAAAAACTGCTGTGTTTTTCCTAAGTTTTCTACCCCAATTTATTGTGAGCAATCAAAGTCATCTCTTCCAATTTCTTTTGTTAGGACTCACATTTACGACTTTGACAGCAATATGGTATTTACTTTATATCTCACTAATACGTCAATTAAGAACTTTTTTAAGAAAAGAAAAAGTGAACCGTACAATAGAGGGTATTACTGGCACAGTATTATTAGTATTTGGAGTTAGGTTATTTTTCCAAAAATAA
- a CDS encoding HBL/NHE enterotoxin family protein, which produces MQKRFYKKCLLTIMIAGVATSNALPLHPFAAEQNVKTLQENAKNYSLGPAGFQDVMAQTTSSIFAMDSYAKLIQNQQETDLSKISSINSEFKGNMIQHQRDAKINAAYWLNNMKPQIMKTDQNIINYNNTFQAYYNDMLAAIDQKDSGKLKADLEKLYADILKNQNEVDVLLGNLKAFRDRMAKDTNSFKEDTNQLTSILASTNAGIPALEQQINTYNDSIKKSNDMVIAGGVLCVALITCLAGGPMIAIAKKDIANAEREIASLKNRISGSQAEVAILTDAKNKTTNMTETIDAAITALQNISNQWYTVGAKYNNLLQNVKGISPEEFTFIKEDLNTAKDSWKDVKDYTEKLHEGVTK; this is translated from the coding sequence ATGCAGAAAAGATTTTATAAAAAATGTCTTTTAACGATCATGATTGCTGGGGTGGCAACGAGTAATGCACTTCCTTTACATCCTTTTGCAGCGGAACAAAACGTAAAAACATTACAAGAAAATGCAAAAAATTATTCTCTCGGTCCAGCAGGATTCCAAGATGTAATGGCGCAAACGACATCGAGCATATTCGCAATGGATTCATATGCAAAATTAATTCAAAATCAGCAAGAGACTGATTTGAGTAAAATAAGTTCAATTAATAGTGAGTTTAAAGGAAATATGATTCAGCATCAAAGAGATGCAAAAATTAATGCGGCGTATTGGTTAAATAATATGAAGCCTCAAATTATGAAAACGGATCAAAATATTATTAATTACAATAATACTTTTCAAGCGTATTATAATGACATGTTAGCAGCGATTGATCAAAAGGATAGCGGTAAATTAAAAGCGGATTTAGAAAAGTTGTATGCGGATATTTTAAAGAATCAAAATGAGGTAGATGTACTATTAGGGAATTTGAAAGCTTTTCGCGATAGAATGGCGAAAGACACAAATAGTTTTAAAGAGGATACGAATCAATTAACCTCGATTTTGGCGAGTACGAATGCTGGTATTCCAGCTCTAGAGCAACAAATAAATACATATAACGATTCGATCAAAAAGAGTAACGATATGGTGATTGCTGGTGGTGTACTTTGCGTAGCGTTAATAACTTGTCTTGCGGGGGGACCGATGATTGCGATTGCGAAAAAAGATATTGCAAATGCAGAACGAGAAATAGCCAGTTTAAAGAATAGAATTTCTGGATCGCAAGCAGAAGTGGCAATTTTGACAGATGCAAAAAATAAAACAACTAATATGACAGAAACAATTGATGCAGCAATTACAGCACTGCAAAACATATCAAATCAGTGGTATACGGTAGGTGCGAAATATAATAATTTACTACAAAACGTAAAAGGAATCAGCCCTGAAGAATTTACCTTTATAAAAGAAGATTTAAATACAGCGAAAGATAGCTGGAAGGATGTAAAAGATTATACAGAAAAATTACATGAGGGTGTGACGAAATAA
- a CDS encoding DUF3224 domain-containing protein: MEVTFTVSKWDEKPVNDTRKDFPINIAHVEYDIDGELKGKAFVEYLLYYLESTIDDGHLATAKISGFLHFEGIYKGKRGTFIAIEQGIFDKGNLDSPATIIKATGELESLKGSYNYKFTGQTSKMILDFEF; this comes from the coding sequence ATGGAAGTAACATTTACAGTAAGTAAATGGGATGAAAAGCCAGTCAATGACACTAGAAAAGATTTCCCTATTAATATTGCCCATGTCGAATATGATATTGACGGTGAATTAAAAGGAAAAGCTTTTGTTGAATATTTATTATATTATTTAGAATCAACTATAGATGATGGTCACTTGGCTACTGCTAAAATTTCTGGATTTTTACATTTCGAAGGAATTTATAAGGGAAAACGAGGGACATTTATAGCTATAGAGCAAGGGATATTTGATAAAGGAAATCTAGATTCCCCTGCAACAATCATCAAAGCTACTGGTGAATTAGAAAGCCTGAAAGGGTCCTATAATTATAAGTTTACAGGTCAAACCAGTAAAATGATTCTAGACTTTGAATTCTAA
- the nheA gene encoding non-hemolytic enterotoxin NHE subunit A encodes MKKTLITGLLVTAVSTSCFIPVSAYAEEGQPKVKVLNVQNVIAPNTLSNSIRMLGSQSPLIQAYGLVILQQPDIKVNAMSSLTNHQKFAKANVREWIDEYNPKLIDLNQEMMRYSTRFNSYYSKLYELAGKVNEDEQAKADFTNAYGKLQLQVQSIQESMEQDLLELNRFKTVLDKDSNNLSIKADEAIKTLQGSSGDIVKLREDIKRIQGEIQAELTTILNRPQEIIKGSINIGKQVFTITNQTAQTKTIDFVSIGTLSNEIVNAADSQTREAALRIQQKQKELLPLIQKLSQTESEATQITFVEDQVSSFTELIDRQIATLETLLTDWKVLNNNMIQIQANIEEGTYTDSSLLQKHFNQLKKVSDEMNKQTNQFEDYVTNVEVH; translated from the coding sequence GTGAAAAAAACTTTAATTACAGGGTTATTGGTTACAGCAGTATCTACGAGTTGCTTCATTCCTGTAAGCGCTTACGCTGAAGAGGGGCAACCAAAGGTGAAAGTATTAAACGTGCAAAATGTAATTGCTCCAAATACATTATCAAATTCAATTAGAATGTTAGGGTCACAGTCACCACTTATCCAAGCATACGGATTAGTTATTTTGCAACAGCCAGACATTAAGGTAAATGCGATGAGTAGTTTGACGAATCATCAAAAATTTGCAAAGGCGAATGTACGAGAGTGGATTGATGAATATAATCCGAAGCTAATCGACTTAAATCAAGAGATGATGAGATACAGCACTAGATTTAATAGCTATTATAGTAAGCTCTATGAACTAGCAGGAAAAGTAAATGAAGATGAACAGGCAAAAGCAGATTTTACAAACGCATATGGAAAATTACAATTGCAGGTCCAAAGCATTCAAGAGAGTATGGAGCAAGATTTATTAGAGTTAAATCGATTTAAAACGGTATTAGACAAAGATAGTAATAACTTATCAATTAAAGCTGATGAAGCAATAAAAACACTGCAAGGATCAAGTGGAGATATTGTGAAATTAAGAGAAGACATAAAAAGAATTCAAGGGGAAATTCAAGCTGAACTAACTACTATTTTGAATAGACCACAAGAAATTATTAAAGGTTCTATTAATATCGGTAAACAAGTATTTACAATCACAAATCAAACTGCACAAACGAAAACAATCGATTTTGTTTCTATCGGTACGTTAAGTAATGAAATTGTAAATGCAGCAGATAGTCAAACGAGGGAAGCAGCTCTTCGTATTCAGCAAAAACAAAAAGAGCTACTACCACTTATTCAAAAGTTATCACAAACTGAATCAGAGGCGACTCAAATCACATTCGTTGAAGATCAAGTAAGTAGCTTTACGGAACTGATTGATCGCCAAATCGCAACTTTAGAAACGTTATTAACGGATTGGAAAGTTTTAAACAATAATATGATCCAAATTCAAGCAAATATTGAAGAAGGCACGTATACAGACAGTAGTTTACTTCAAAAACATTTCAATCAACTTAAAAAAGTAAGTGATGAAATGAATAAGCAAACAAATCAATTTGAAGATTACGTTACAAACGTTGAAGTACATTAA
- the nheB gene encoding non-hemolytic enterotoxin NHE subunit B, with protein MTKKPYKVMALSALMAVFAAGNIMPAHTYAAESTVKQAPVHAVAKAYNDYDEYSLGPEGLKDAMERTGSNALVMDLYALTIIKQGNVNFGNVTSVDTSLKGKVIQHQDTARGNAQQWLDVLKPQLISTNQNIINYNTKFQNYYDTLVAAVDAKDKATLTKGLTRLSSSITENKAQVDKLVEDLKKFRNKMTSDTQNFKGDANQITSILASQDAGIPLLQNQITTYNEAISKYNAIIIGSSVATALGPIAIIGGAVVIATGAGTPLGIALIAGGTAAVGGGTAGIVLAKKELDNAQAEIQKITGQVTTAQLEVAGLTNIKTQTEYLTNTIDTAITALQNISNQWYTMGSKYNSLLQNVDSISPNDLVFIKEDLNIAKDSWKNIKDYAEKIYAEDIKVVDTKKA; from the coding sequence ATGACAAAAAAACCATATAAAGTAATGGCTCTATCAGCACTTATGGCAGTATTTGCAGCAGGGAATATTATGCCAGCCCATACGTATGCTGCTGAAAGTACAGTGAAACAAGCTCCAGTTCATGCTGTAGCAAAAGCATATAATGATTATGACGAATATTCATTAGGACCAGAAGGCCTTAAAGATGCGATGGAAAGAACAGGTTCTAACGCTTTAGTAATGGATCTGTACGCTTTAACAATTATTAAACAAGGTAATGTTAACTTTGGGAACGTAACGTCAGTTGATACATCTTTAAAAGGTAAAGTGATTCAGCATCAAGATACAGCTAGAGGGAATGCACAACAATGGCTAGATGTATTGAAGCCACAGCTTATTTCAACAAATCAAAATATCATTAATTACAATACGAAATTCCAAAACTATTATGATACTTTAGTTGCTGCGGTTGATGCAAAGGATAAAGCAACTCTTACGAAAGGTCTAACTAGATTATCAAGTAGTATTACTGAAAATAAAGCGCAAGTAGATAAGTTAGTAGAAGACTTAAAGAAATTCCGAAATAAAATGACGTCGGATACTCAAAATTTCAAGGGAGATGCAAATCAAATTACATCTATCTTGGCTAGTCAAGATGCTGGAATTCCGCTTCTGCAAAATCAAATTACAACGTATAATGAAGCAATTAGTAAATATAATGCAATTATTATCGGTTCATCTGTTGCGACAGCTTTAGGCCCAATTGCAATTATCGGTGGTGCGGTTGTAATTGCTACGGGAGCAGGAACTCCGCTAGGAATCGCATTAATTGCAGGTGGAACAGCAGCAGTAGGTGGTGGTACTGCAGGAATCGTCTTAGCGAAGAAAGAGCTTGATAATGCACAGGCAGAAATTCAAAAGATAACAGGACAAGTTACAACTGCGCAATTAGAAGTGGCAGGACTAACGAACATTAAAACACAAACTGAATATTTAACAAACACAATTGATACAGCAATTACAGCGTTGCAAAACATTTCAAATCAATGGTACACAATGGGATCAAAATACAATTCTTTACTTCAAAATGTAGATTCAATTAGTCCAAATGACCTTGTTTTCATTAAAGAAGATTTAAACATTGCGAAAGATAGCTGGAAGAACATTAAAGACTATGCAGAAAAAATCTATGCTGAAGATATTAAAGTAGTAGATACGAAAAAAGCATAA
- a CDS encoding virginiamycin B lyase family protein, translating to MRITIQEYVVNEIDSGPYGIAVGKDGALWFTEQKGNRIGRINATGEINSFPIPTANAGAMSIISDQTGDIWFTEYNSSKIGKMSMNGLFEEYVLPTTNAAPFGITEGPDGAIWFTEMNNGRIGRITKSGEITEFELPNSKSFPSFITLGSDGALWFTQNQNNRIGRITTKGEVKEYPIPTPNSGPVGIASGPDGAIWFVQIIGNKIGRITFEGEIKEFVIPTPNARPHAIIPGKNRDLWFTEWGGNQISRITVEGVITEYTIPTNNAEPHGITFCPDGDLWFAEECNQIGRLTIIT from the coding sequence ATGAGGATCACGATACAAGAATATGTGGTCAATGAAATAGATTCAGGACCATATGGAATAGCCGTAGGAAAAGACGGAGCATTGTGGTTTACGGAACAGAAAGGGAATCGAATTGGTAGAATAAATGCTACTGGTGAAATAAATTCTTTTCCCATTCCGACAGCAAATGCAGGAGCTATGTCAATTATCTCGGACCAGACCGGTGACATATGGTTTACGGAATATAACTCAAGTAAGATCGGTAAAATGTCGATGAACGGTCTTTTTGAAGAATATGTACTCCCTACAACGAACGCTGCACCTTTTGGCATAACGGAAGGCCCAGATGGAGCAATATGGTTTACAGAAATGAATAATGGTAGGATCGGAAGAATAACAAAGTCAGGGGAAATCACCGAGTTTGAATTGCCTAACTCCAAATCATTTCCCTCTTTTATTACTCTGGGATCAGACGGTGCATTATGGTTTACACAGAATCAGAACAATAGGATTGGGAGAATAACCACTAAAGGTGAGGTCAAAGAATATCCAATCCCAACACCTAACTCCGGGCCAGTTGGAATTGCGAGCGGCCCAGATGGAGCAATATGGTTTGTGCAAATCATAGGCAATAAAATTGGTAGAATTACGTTCGAAGGTGAGATCAAAGAATTTGTTATACCGACGCCGAACGCTCGTCCTCATGCCATAATACCTGGGAAGAACAGAGATCTTTGGTTCACAGAATGGGGAGGTAACCAAATCAGCCGTATTACAGTTGAAGGAGTTATTACGGAATATACGATACCTACAAATAATGCAGAGCCACATGGTATCACGTTTTGTCCGGATGGCGATCTTTGGTTCGCTGAAGAGTGTAATCAAATTGGACGTCTAACAATCATTACGTAA
- a CDS encoding sugar-binding transcriptional regulator, whose protein sequence is MDKDKQQLSVEVARLYYQSDYSQQEIANKLNISRPTISRLLKYAKEKGFVQISIADPFADLDNVGNLLKEKYNLLEAHVVFSPVPEYATITEYISKYAAEYMEKTVKTGDIVGVSWGMTMYEIARKIVPQHVKGVEVVQLKGGISHSSVNTYANETIALFADAFQTTPRNLPLPVIFDNAVTKELVEQDRHIHHIIEMGKQANIAIFTVGTVRDEALLFRLGYLDKDETNILKEQAVGDICSRFFDGDGNISSEEINKRTIGIELEELKLKKRSILVAGGNRKIKAIDGALRGGYANVLIIDQHTAKELLHYQKG, encoded by the coding sequence ATGGATAAGGATAAACAACAATTAAGCGTTGAAGTTGCAAGATTATATTATCAATCAGATTATAGTCAGCAAGAAATTGCTAATAAATTAAATATTTCAAGACCGACGATTTCTAGATTATTGAAGTATGCGAAAGAAAAAGGATTTGTTCAAATTAGTATAGCTGATCCATTTGCTGACTTAGATAACGTTGGGAATTTACTTAAAGAAAAGTATAACCTGTTAGAAGCGCATGTCGTATTTTCTCCAGTACCAGAATATGCAACGATTACGGAGTATATTAGTAAATATGCAGCTGAGTATATGGAAAAGACAGTGAAAACTGGTGATATCGTTGGTGTAAGCTGGGGAATGACGATGTATGAAATCGCTAGAAAAATCGTACCGCAACATGTGAAAGGTGTAGAGGTTGTCCAGTTAAAAGGTGGCATTAGTCACTCAAGTGTAAATACATATGCGAATGAAACGATCGCGTTATTTGCAGATGCTTTTCAAACGACGCCAAGAAATCTACCTCTTCCAGTTATATTTGATAATGCGGTGACAAAAGAATTAGTGGAGCAAGATAGACATATTCATCACATTATTGAAATGGGGAAACAAGCAAATATTGCAATTTTCACTGTTGGAACAGTGCGTGATGAAGCGTTATTATTCCGATTAGGATATTTAGATAAGGATGAAACGAACATTTTGAAAGAACAAGCTGTCGGTGACATTTGTTCACGTTTCTTTGATGGAGACGGAAATATTAGTAGCGAAGAAATTAATAAGCGTACAATTGGAATTGAGTTAGAGGAACTTAAATTAAAGAAACGTTCTATTTTAGTTGCAGGTGGTAATAGAAAAATAAAAGCAATTGACGGTGCGTTACGTGGCGGGTATGCAAATGTACTAATTATAGATCAGCATACAGCGAAAGAATTGTTACATTATCAAAAAGGTTAG
- a CDS encoding carboxymuconolactone decarboxylase family protein — protein MSQRISYYDVAPDGMKIMMDMEKYTKKSTINRITRELIKIRVSQINGCAFCMDMHTSDARKIGETEQRIYCLNAWNECDFYTPEEKVALELSEHITLIPTKRVPEDLYKRVREHYDEKQYVDLVLVINQINSWNRISIAMGNTATKK, from the coding sequence ATGAGTCAAAGAATTTCCTACTATGATGTTGCACCTGATGGCATGAAAATTATGATGGATATGGAGAAGTACACTAAGAAATCTACAATTAATCGAATTACTAGAGAACTTATAAAGATTAGAGTCTCTCAAATTAACGGTTGTGCTTTCTGCATGGATATGCATACATCAGATGCCCGTAAGATAGGTGAAACCGAACAACGAATTTATTGCTTGAATGCTTGGAATGAATGTGATTTTTATACACCTGAAGAGAAAGTTGCTCTTGAACTATCTGAGCATATTACTCTAATTCCCACTAAAAGAGTTCCTGAAGACCTATATAAGCGAGTACGTGAACACTATGACGAGAAACAATATGTTGACCTTGTTCTGGTAATTAATCAAATCAACAGTTGGAATAGAATTTCTATTGCAATGGGAAATACAGCAACTAAAAAATAA
- a CDS encoding nucleoside hydrolase codes for MKKKVLLFTDLGIDDAFAILYTFFRKDIQLVGIVADYGNVSRENAIRNINYLKYIAGREEIPVFLGASVPLTGILIQYFPEVHGKVGLGPIIPPEISYPVYPLNDIYQIIESNLEDLTIINLGRLSSLATTFVLNLETMRNVRECICMGGAFFYPGNVTAVAEANFYSDPYAANLILQHAKNLTIIPLNVTQHAIVTPEMVQQIDAFHRNTQDLAGLIIKPMLDYYYKFYSKSNPGISGSPMHDFVTVWYLLNQEAVGLSRVPIKVIPDQGEGFGQSIADFRFATNPGYKTHNVAFQLDYKRFKKDIMETFLKKRV; via the coding sequence ATGAAAAAAAAGGTTCTCCTGTTTACAGATTTGGGGATTGATGATGCGTTTGCTATACTGTACACTTTTTTTCGTAAAGACATTCAACTTGTAGGAATTGTAGCCGATTATGGAAATGTATCCAGAGAAAATGCAATAAGAAATATTAACTATTTGAAGTACATTGCGGGAAGAGAAGAGATACCCGTATTCCTTGGTGCTTCTGTACCGTTGACAGGTATATTGATTCAGTATTTCCCTGAGGTACATGGAAAAGTCGGATTAGGACCTATCATTCCCCCTGAAATTTCATATCCAGTTTATCCTTTAAATGATATTTATCAAATTATAGAATCAAATTTAGAAGATCTTACAATTATCAATTTAGGAAGACTTTCTTCGCTAGCTACGACTTTTGTGTTGAATTTAGAAACAATGCGAAACGTAAGAGAATGTATTTGCATGGGGGGAGCTTTTTTCTATCCAGGTAACGTAACTGCTGTGGCTGAAGCTAACTTTTACTCAGACCCTTATGCAGCAAACTTAATTCTGCAGCATGCAAAGAACTTGACAATTATTCCTTTAAATGTGACTCAACATGCGATTGTTACACCCGAAATGGTCCAGCAAATCGATGCATTTCATCGGAATACACAGGATCTTGCAGGACTCATCATCAAACCTATGTTAGACTATTATTATAAATTCTACTCTAAGTCTAATCCTGGTATAAGTGGAAGCCCTATGCATGATTTTGTAACAGTGTGGTATTTGCTGAATCAAGAGGCTGTTGGCCTTTCAAGAGTACCCATTAAAGTAATTCCTGATCAAGGAGAAGGATTTGGTCAAAGTATTGCAGACTTTCGTTTTGCTACTAATCCAGGCTATAAAACGCATAATGTAGCTTTTCAGCTTGATTATAAAAGATTCAAGAAGGATATTATGGAAACGTTTTTAAAGAAGAGAGTGTAA
- a CDS encoding NupC/NupG family nucleoside CNT transporter: MKYLIGVLGLVLILGIAWLASNDRKKVKYRSIITMVILQFILGFLLLNTSVGNILISGIADGFGELLKYAADGVNFVFGGLVNQKEFSFFLSVLMPIVFISALIGILQHIKVLPIIVKSIGLVLSKVNGMGKLESYNAVASAILGQSEVFISVKKQLGLLPEKRMYTLCASAMSTVSMSIVGSYMVLLKPQYVVTALVLNLFGGFIIASIINPYEVTEEEDMLEVQEEEKKTFFEVLGEYIIDGFKVAITVAAMLIGFVALIAFINAVFKGVIGISFQEILGYVFAPFAFIMGVPWHEAVNAGNIMATKLVSNEFVAMTDLAQGNFNFSDRTTAIISVFLVSFANFSSIGIIAGAVKSLNEKQGNVVARFGLKLLFGATLVSFLSATIVGLLF, translated from the coding sequence ATGAAATACTTAATCGGTGTTTTAGGCCTCGTATTGATTTTAGGTATCGCTTGGCTTGCTAGTAATGATAGAAAGAAAGTCAAATATCGCTCAATCATAACGATGGTTATATTACAATTCATTTTGGGGTTTTTATTATTAAATACAAGCGTAGGGAATATATTAATTAGCGGAATAGCAGATGGTTTTGGAGAATTATTAAAATATGCCGCTGATGGTGTGAATTTCGTATTTGGTGGATTAGTAAATCAAAAAGAGTTTTCATTCTTTTTAAGTGTATTAATGCCAATCGTATTTATATCAGCTTTAATAGGTATTTTGCAACACATTAAAGTATTACCTATTATTGTGAAATCTATCGGTCTAGTATTAAGTAAAGTAAATGGGATGGGGAAACTCGAATCATATAACGCGGTAGCTTCTGCGATTTTAGGACAATCTGAAGTGTTTATTTCAGTTAAGAAACAACTAGGATTATTGCCAGAGAAAAGAATGTATACATTATGTGCATCTGCAATGTCTACAGTATCTATGTCTATCGTTGGATCATATATGGTGTTATTAAAACCGCAATATGTTGTAACCGCTTTAGTGCTTAACTTATTCGGTGGCTTCATTATTGCTTCTATCATTAACCCGTATGAAGTTACTGAAGAAGAAGATATGTTAGAAGTACAAGAAGAAGAGAAAAAGACATTCTTTGAAGTATTAGGGGAGTACATTATAGATGGATTTAAAGTTGCGATTACAGTAGCAGCTATGTTAATTGGTTTCGTTGCCCTTATCGCATTCATTAATGCAGTATTTAAAGGTGTAATCGGTATCTCATTCCAAGAAATTCTTGGTTATGTATTTGCACCATTTGCATTTATTATGGGTGTTCCATGGCATGAAGCAGTTAACGCAGGGAATATTATGGCGACAAAACTTGTATCAAATGAATTTGTTGCGATGACAGATTTAGCACAAGGAAACTTTAATTTCTCAGATAGAACGACAGCGATTATATCTGTATTCTTAGTTTCATTTGCAAACTTCTCTTCAATTGGAATTATTGCTGGGGCAGTTAAGAGCTTAAATGAAAAACAAGGGAATGTAGTCGCAAGATTTGGTTTGAAATTACTTTTCGGTGCAACGTTAGTAAGTTTCTTATCAGCAACAATCGTTGGCTTATTATTTTAA
- a CDS encoding GNAT family N-acetyltransferase, producing the protein MITELQTERLVLRKMKVSDSASMFTIWADPEVTKFMNINSFTDESQAVDMIEMLDKLSRENRAIRYSIIELESNEIIGSCGYNSFDFKNAKAEIGYDISKAFWGKGYAPEAILSLMDYAFSTLEFNRIEAKVESENINSIKVLQKLNFTFEGTMRKCEKSNEKFIDLSIYSKLITD; encoded by the coding sequence TTGATTACAGAACTACAAACCGAAAGATTAGTTTTAAGAAAAATGAAAGTATCAGACTCAGCTAGCATGTTTACAATTTGGGCGGATCCAGAAGTTACAAAATTTATGAATATCAATAGTTTTACTGATGAAAGCCAAGCGGTAGATATGATTGAAATGCTTGATAAGTTATCTCGGGAAAACAGAGCTATTCGTTATTCAATAATTGAATTAGAATCAAATGAAATTATCGGTTCTTGTGGTTATAATTCATTTGATTTCAAAAACGCCAAAGCAGAAATTGGTTACGATATTAGTAAAGCTTTTTGGGGTAAGGGGTATGCGCCAGAAGCCATTCTCTCTTTAATGGATTATGCGTTTAGTACTTTAGAATTCAATAGAATAGAAGCAAAAGTTGAATCTGAAAACATCAATTCAATAAAAGTCTTACAAAAGTTAAACTTTACATTCGAAGGGACAATGAGAAAGTGTGAAAAATCTAATGAAAAGTTTATTGATCTAAGTATTTATTCAAAATTAATAACAGATTAA
- the deoC gene encoding deoxyribose-phosphate aldolase has translation MNIAKLIDHTILKPNSTKEDVMKVIEEAKQYKFASVCINPTWVKLAAEELAGHDVDVCTVIGFPLGASTTETKAFETKDAIAKGATEVDMVINVGALKDGDNEFVEKDIYEVVQAAKGKALVKVIIETCLLTDEEKVRACELSVKAGADFVKTSTGFSTGGATAEDIALMRKTVGPNVGVKASGGVRTREDADKMVEAGASRVGASASVAIVLNDAKGATDNY, from the coding sequence ATGAACATTGCAAAGTTAATTGACCATACAATTTTAAAACCAAATTCTACAAAAGAAGATGTTATGAAAGTAATCGAAGAGGCAAAGCAATACAAATTTGCTTCAGTTTGTATTAATCCTACATGGGTAAAGCTAGCTGCTGAAGAATTAGCTGGACATGATGTAGACGTTTGTACTGTAATCGGTTTCCCATTAGGAGCAAGCACTACTGAAACAAAAGCATTCGAAACAAAAGATGCTATCGCAAAAGGTGCAACTGAAGTTGATATGGTAATCAACGTAGGTGCTTTAAAAGATGGCGACAATGAGTTCGTTGAAAAAGACATTTATGAAGTAGTACAAGCAGCAAAAGGAAAAGCTCTTGTAAAAGTAATCATTGAAACTTGCCTTCTAACAGATGAAGAAAAAGTTCGTGCTTGTGAATTATCAGTAAAAGCTGGCGCTGATTTCGTAAAAACTTCAACTGGATTCTCAACTGGCGGAGCAACTGCAGAAGATATCGCATTAATGCGTAAAACAGTTGGACCAAACGTTGGCGTGAAAGCATCTGGCGGCGTTCGTACACGTGAAGATGCAGACAAAATGGTAGAGGCTGGAGCTTCTCGCGTTGGAGCAAGTGCTAGTGTTGCAATCGTATTAAATGATGCAAAAGGTGCTACAGATAATTACTAA